One genomic segment of Anaerolineae bacterium includes these proteins:
- a CDS encoding methyltransferase translates to MCSAEEDTRILARVCAEEAPAGGRALDVGTGTGYVAIYLAKRGLEVEATDVSERALQVAGANIQRNQVPVRLYRSDLFQAVRGDFDVIAFNPPMNPRETELTRWFTSFLRRHRRIADLLMRVFDRWLQGSRMGFLIGFMEQAQGHLRPGGCVVLEATRAELDALEKGLSSWRICRRVDIPSLPAEQIAVFRPSGERNV, encoded by the coding sequence GTGTGCAGCGCGGAGGAGGACACGCGCATCCTGGCACGGGTGTGTGCGGAGGAGGCGCCGGCCGGCGGCCGGGCGCTGGATGTCGGCACGGGGACCGGCTATGTGGCCATCTATCTGGCGAAGCGCGGGTTGGAGGTGGAGGCCACTGATGTCAGCGAGCGGGCTTTACAAGTAGCCGGCGCCAATATCCAGCGCAACCAGGTGCCGGTGCGCCTGTACCGCTCCGATCTGTTCCAGGCGGTGCGGGGAGACTTTGACGTCATCGCCTTCAATCCGCCCATGAACCCGCGCGAGACGGAGCTGACCCGCTGGTTCACCAGTTTCCTGCGCCGGCACCGCCGCATCGCCGACCTGTTGATGCGGGTCTTCGACCGCTGGCTTCAGGGTTCCAGGATGGGCTTTCTGATAGGCTTCATGGAGCAAGCGCAAGGACATCTGCGGCCGGGCGGCTGTGTGGTGCTGGAGGCCACGCGCGCCGAGCTGGATGCCCTGGAGAAGGGGCTTTCGTCCTGGCGGATCTGCCGGCGCGTGGATATCCCCAGCCTGCCGGCCGAACAGATCGCGGTTTTCCGGCCATCCGGGGAGCGGAACGTATGA